caaaaatgTCCACTCCAACTCTAATGGAGCTTCAGAGATCCAGTGGGAGAATATGATTACATGAAAACTTAATggggaagcttggaaactgcagctcagaggaggagctgcaccaTCAAAGGCCTGTTAGGTCCACTCAGACGTTTCGTACAGCTCACCGGCTGCCACATCAGGTAAAGGATTTCTCAGAAAGAGTGaagacaacactccaggtgtgtttttgatgaggggacAACATTgtaacataatgtaaagctcaTTAAGGTACTTTTTTCATAATACTGTTCCATTAAAGGAAGATGGATGCAGTTAAACTCATGGGGGGAGGGGGGTTAAGAAAACAGTTGGAGACTATCcacaatgtttgattttatttcttttcaagtgttgttggtttttttttttaaatcttttacaacatttctaaaatgcctgcgtttctcattttcctttttggtATTTGGGGCTAAAGTCTGACGAAAATCCTATGATCCTATGCTAACATGTTTGCCACCCCAAATTGGGTCCTGGCCCCTAACTTTGAGAACAACTGGTTTAAATAAAGGAGAGCTGTaaacaaatagattttacaGTTGTcagatgattatttttgttggacTATCCCATAAAGCCTCAGAAAAAGGCTTTATGGGATAGCCTAGAGCCTAGGGATAGATTAGAGAAAAGCTCTTGACCTCAAAGGTTAATGCTTTAATTGCTTTAATGagttcattttaaagtaaaccTTGTTATTTTTCCTAAGAGCAAAGCAAATCAGAAGGCTTCCTGTCTAAACATAAACTCAcagcaattaaaaatgtgttttaacatCAAGAAGTTCACAGTGTCAGCCAAAAGATACCGAGTTCAAAATGTCAGACTAAGACAACTTGAGTAAAtacaagcttaaaaaaaaaaaaaaaagctaaagaaaaaatttGACATTCAGGTCAAATAAGGCCAAAATTGAATGTGTGATGGATACACACACATACCATTTTTACTGCAAACCAGCCAACTGCAGTATCATAATTCAATTGGAAACCTGTATCTAAGTAAATATGGAGGACAAAAATGCTAGTtgctaatgtgacaaaatgtaaataaaatcaaatgtaaataaaatcaaatggccaagttttattttggtttggaCAAACTTCcgaacacatttttatgtcttgtcTTTTTCTCATGGTCAAgttgacacaaaaacacacacaaaaaatatttaagactgTTGGGAGAAGTCTGACATGCAATTTTGTGCATTACTACAGAGAACAACATGTCCCCCCTTTCTTGAATAGAAAAACCCTGCTGTCTCTTCAGATGAAAGCACGTATCCACTGAcagtcagaaaaagaaatgaaacaaaggaGTGAGTCACTACCATATATGCCCTGCAGTATAGAGTAGAAGATGTTATTAAAGCTGTGAAACTGCAGATAATTTTTGATCAATGATCAAAAATAGTGATAGATTTCCCATCCTTGGCACAATCTTCCaccaaattatgattttttcCTACCATGTTGTGCATTTTGAAATACCAATAAATACTTGGAGTTCAGTTAGATGATAAACAAGTTGTGGATCAATACAGCTAATGTGGATGATGTGGTGGCCTGAGATACAGACTGCTCTTGTGATTTGAACCTGACATAGCTGGATGTTggatgttgtttattttcttgagtCCAACAGAGTAAATGTAGggttttttctaaatttcctatagtttttctttcttttttttttctatctcaaGACAGAACTTCTGAGGGACAGAATAAcgttttcattttggatttatGATATTTGGGGCTTTCATTTAGGCACACAAAACAACCGTTAAAGGATGtgcaacattacatttttaataagaaaactttcttgttcttttctttgatgttttcagTGAGAAACTTTAATGTTTATCCTCAGAGAAAATTATGGAGTGATCTGAAATGATTGTAGCAGCAGCCCCACTGCAGGGCCACACAGACAAAAGACTGCAGAGGCATCAGCAACATCTCATTTAGTTTGTCTCCCACAGAAGAGTGGGAACATCTGAGGAGTCAAAACAGAGAGGAATGCTAGTATCAAATGCTTTACAGCCTTATGCCAAGACCACAGCAATTTTATGTAATGACCCATGGATAGGGAGGCTCTCATTAGCGAGAACATGTTTAATATAACTAAATATGGTTTCGtcagttattaaattaaattgcacCACTAATGTTGGCAGCCTGGAGTAGCTCTGTTAAGGAAGTTCTGATTACTTACTTTTGCAGACTTCATCtcttagtctttttttttttttggttgaagCATTGAATgtttcctctggttttggatgttGTGCAGCTAGAAagttttttctcttgtttttgtgcttttagacagtttttaaaatgtgtaccCGTGGCAATAATGCattgtttttacaacaaagaacagctgattcTTTGTTGGGAATAAGCATCCCAAATGTCAGAGGCttattcagatttgttgcaataCTGAGTGCTACCAAAGATCCTTTCTCCTCACAGCATCACCATAAACAGctaatttttaaatcttcttggatgatatgagttatGACAAAATTTTATTTGCCTTTGGGATAAATGAAGTAATATATTTGAATATGGAGATTTGAAGACACAAATACAAGGATGTAATGTAACAGGGCACGTACATCATGGATGTGCAGCacacaaatctgcagcaactgtaTGACACTGTCATGTAAATATGAACTTTCTAAGACATGTTTCTAACTCCTTCTTAAATCTCTGGCAGGAATAGTGAAGGCAGTTCTGAAGGCAGTAAAGGGTCCAACCTAGTATTAAtgaggtgtacctaataaagtggacAATGACTTTGAAATTAGTAACTACTTTTGCTTTCTTGCAATTTATAGTTATTTAATTTCAACTTGTCAAAATAATATGTTACATAGTGTAAATCCAAATTATTTCCTAAGTTTTTCATCAGCTGTCATTTGTCAAGtgatttcaataaaaagaaCAGAGCATCATCTCTATTCCAAATGGATAGAGAGGTGGTTCTACTGACACCTGTTGGCCCACTGCagtaatgacataaaaaaatatgctctttctcaagattttaaaaaaaatctttgcaataAGCAATCTGGGACCAACGTGACTTTTCTGTTTGAGGAAATTTACTATTTTATGtctgctgtaattttttttttgctgtccaTATTTAAGAAACAAATCCAATCAATGTCAGACATTTTGGCTTTCAGTGAACCTTTTCTTTAACGTAAAATATTTAACCTGTAGACACTTGTAGAGTAGAGATCTCCATGTGCTGTGTAATAATGTATCTTTAATTATTCCCATTATCAAAATCTTTTAGGACCCTAAAAGTACAAGGTTTCTTGCAattccattaaaaaataatcaaaatgtgGATGATTCCTCCAGTTTATGGAGAATAAAAATTTCCTAAATGCTGAGTACATGCACACACCTTCTGAGATGACATAGTGGTAGTTTGTTATTCCTTCTCATATGCAGTGTCCTCTGACAGATTAAAATCATTGTGCAGAATAGTAGTCTGTACAGAAATCCTCCTGACCAACATGTTGTAGAagtagaattttatttatttatttatttattttccccagGTAAAGAATAAAATGATGAAGAATTAGCAGGCATCCCAACCACaacaattaaattttaacagCTCTGTACAGAATGACAGATATAAGAGTGTGAAAGAGGGGCATTGGTACAGTtgcagatgaaagaaaaaagtcacacaCTGTCAAAGATGTAAAATACACACATGCATGTTAGCCTTTTTGTCCAAGCTTTGAAATGTGTAGTTTCTTggcataaaataaacagttctACCACGTTAGTATAAGTTTCACAGTTTCACAGTACATCCAGGTTGTTACAATGCTACAGTATTAAGGAATCACAGTGAAGTAATGTGAGGGGGTGGGATGACTGCTATACTTGACAAACTTGTTACACATCATTCCTACCACCTGAGTGTGATCAGCGTTTCACCTTCTATAGTCCAAAAGATAAATGTGATCCTATTCCACCTACATTTTACATATAGTTAGTTCTACACTACATCTGACTGGATGGCGTGCCAGCGGGTGGTTTCTGTTTGTCCTGGACCACAGATTTCCCTCCAGTGCTCCTGTCCTACATCTGAAGCATTGCCGCCAATCAGTACGCGCCCCAGAATACTGTTCTTAGTGTAGAGTCGGCCCTGTAACAATGAATCCGGATTCAGTTACTGGATGGAGTATCACAGCTTTCATCGATAAAGTGTAATTTTAAAGCACACGTTTCATTTGTCTAAAACTCAAACCTGCATCACGATGAATTCGAGTGCCAGTGGCAGCTGGGTGATGTCACCAGGTGGAAGGTCGAACAGGAAGGGAGCATTCCAGGTGGGGTTTGGTCCACTGGCCACTTTGGTCTCCTTCGTGTCAATTATTTTACCATCCTGATGTAAGTTGATGACCACATAGTgatctgttaaaagaaaaaaaaaaaggcaatgtTTTTGCTTGCTAGTGACACACACCTCTTTAATTTGACCTTTgagttaaattttattttcacctgcCAGTTTGAGGTGACTAGCTAGATTATATGATCTAGCTAAAAACTAGTTCCTCCAAATGGAAATCAAAATTGGGTATATTTCCTCCTCAGTGCACTTGTCACAAAAAATTGCTTCTGATTGGCTCATCATTTCCATGTGACGACTTAGAGTACATTTGATCTTTTATTCAGTTGCACATGGCAGTGCCTGATACAaagtttattagtttttcaACAGTCTAATGggtcttaaattatttttacttgaattattttatgtgCTTATAGTTTCAGATGTACTTTTTCTGAGTTGATTTAagaaaattgttaattttttattagcCTTGCATTGCTCATATACTATAAAACAAAAGAGTGCATCTTCTTTGGGCGGACAAactgttttaatattgttttcaatgttagaacttatttaaaaagataaattagaTTGCATTGTTTCTATCTATAGTTTTCTTCTACAGTAATCAAATGCAATTATTTATCTTATTATTTGCAGCGaatgtttatttacagaaatcTTCCGTTGCTACACTCCCATAATCTAAacaaacttgtttattttcctgtagTTCCTGCTTTTCCATATCTCCAACATGACCTGTAATATATAATCACTGTTGATAATCCATTTAAGAAACCTGATTAAATTTACTGTAATAGAAAAACACTATGTCTCTAGTAcatatgttttgaaaaaaaatttctttgtacatatttttctgcttcctccaATCCTAACCAGCAGAAAATCAGATGCAGCAAGATATGGCATAGACAGGAGGGGAAATGACTTCTGGGCTGATCAGTTTCTGATTTAATTATGCCACAACGCCAAACAAGGAACTGGTCTGCCTGTCTGCAGCTGGACTAAGCAGGAGACTGACACACATTCTGacaaattttattgttaatattagCCTTACCAATTAAGGGAATGAACCCAACTTCAAACTAATAGCGGACTAAAGGGATGCAGGCCGATTTAGCTCTAAAGTGAATGTTCCTTGCCGAtaacttgaaactgacaaaGAAACATTAGTGGGAGAAAAGATTATGTTGAAGCCTTCCAACCTCACAAACTTGAAGCTCATTATCAAAGCTAAATCAGTAAAATACAATGTTTCAGATTTATACTGCagtattttatcttttgaaagacctttgtcacattttttatgcGAAACAAATTTTTTGggtgaatgaaaataattttaaatccaGATTTGTCAAGAGCTTGAATAATTATGAGTTATTATGAGTTATCAATAGACTTAAAAGGTCTATCAATTATGTTTTCAATGGACTTTGTGGAGGCCATTAGATATTATACAAAAAGGTCAGATCTGGTATGTTCATTAAACTAAGCAAGTcaaaaattgtttgattttatttctctcattaATCTTCCCTACAAAGTAACTAAGCATTTGGATATTTACCCAGTTAAAGTGTAAATAACTTATGCATTTTCTTGTTTAGATGTGAATTGGATCTTCACCTGGAGTTCCTGGGATTCGTGTCAACTTGATCAAATTTTCAGCTTTTCGAACCATCACTTTGATTCGCTGAGCCAGGGTCTGGTACTGCAGCAAGATCAACAGGTGGCCCAAAGTCCGTGGCACGCAGACTGAGCTTTTCCTGCATCCCAGAGTCTCCTGAGAATTGAAACTCTGAGGACAAGTAATAGGGAAgatcaagttaaaaaaataaaaatgtcatgacTCTCCTGGGaggaagaacttttttttttctccacagatgTGCAATTTATATTCTTTgacaacagaaaatatataaacGACAAGCAATATCTGATTCaagtcataaataataaaatcttccCATTCTTAGCATATCTACATTCAGTTGTGAGCCACTTAAAGCTAACAGccattattttttcattgttcttgttttcatttgactACCTATCAAAAATAATAGATGTTTATGTTCTTAGTCActttagataaaaacaacaactgatgTGTGCTTCTCAGTATAATTTCCATCTGATTTTATGTCAACTCTGATCAGCTTGAACTGTGAAAGGTCCAGTGAGTCACTTTCTGCTGTCAGATGAATGAGCTTATGCCCAACAGGGACTGCTTGTCTGCTTGGCGATTTTATTCAACAAGTGTTTTTCAGCTCACTGCTGCTGTCACTATCATTTCATCTCAGATAATTTCACTCCAATGAACAACAACTTTATGAGTAACAGTTCTAACTCAGCATGGGCATGCTTACTTTTCACTGTGAATGTAAATTCACTTAGTGTGTTGATCTCAACAGTTACAGCATTTACATAGCTGTCACTGAAATAGTGGAGCAATGGCTAAAAAATAAGTGCAGGCAATATTATGCAAACACTCTACTGCTGAAGATCCACTCACCTTAGCATGTGGAATGcttgaaaatgaatttgactGCATATCCTacttttagataaataaatggttATCTGCATTCTTGGAGGCAGTCAGAGCattgaaatttaatttccagAGTGTaagttaaatatgcaaaaaataaataaaaagcaaagtttcaaaagtaacttttacaTTCATATTATGCAAAGCATTGTGATTATCTAgcatataaaattttaataatctgtCATCTGTGTTGAAAGCTAACTGTGGTTTTGCTAAAACTGTGACTCTATATGTGGACAGTACAACTCCCTGTATGTAAgcgggtgttttttttttttttagataaataactgattgtttaattttcaaaaaatgcaaatttttttctctgctgactGAGATAAACATGACATTTGCAGCAAACCATCACAGGAAATTAACAATTATTGATTGGCCTCTTCTCAAAATGCCTGTAATCTCAAAACCTTTTATTccaacaaaatgtcaaaacaagaaATGGTAGATGAATTATTGCCAGCAACCTCACCGGTTACATTACAATGATTACAAAAGTGATGTAGTAGTTCATATTCAGAATGGGCAGACATCAAAGCTGGAGCCACAGAGCCTTGACCAAATTACACATCACTCTTTCTCTATTTTCCAGGAGGCAAAGTAACCTTTCTTTTTCTATAGCCAGCCCACATGCACCTGTTTACATTCAGCAGCTGCTCTTACCGAGACTGTGGAAGATGATGCTGTGGAATGGAATCAATAATCTATAACGGGGAAGGGGACAGGAAATGGACTTTCCAAAAAAGAACAGTGGTGCTCGTGAGTGAATACAGTCCATTGAAGCCTCAGGCTCACCCCCCACCAAAAGGCTGTTATTAATGCCTTTTGGCAGCGTTGCAACTGAGTCACAGAGAGCACTGCGTGGGCGCTCATCCAATTTGTTTCACTCGGCCTGTTTGTTCTGCAGTCACTATCAACAAAATCCCCATGACTAACATCTATGGAAAACTGGCTAATGGCCTAGCTGATTAGATGCTGGATGTGACCTTAGATTAAATATGTTATATTACAGGGTGCGAGAAAACTTTTCCTATCCATTAAAGCAGCTGAGAAGACTTTGCAAAGACCTtgggaagattttattttatttttttcaattaatccATGATGCCTTCACTGGtacacaaagtaaacaaaagcaagaatcaaacaaaaaccacagcaactcacaaatatttttcatacatCTGTTCAAATTATAGctttttattgtataaaaaatatggcaatgaaaaatcattttataaatcattttgttaCACTATTTATaataatgtgatatttaaattgtgtaatttagttgaaaagaaatatgttagatatgttttttaaaactgcgTCTAATTTCATTTCAGCATTCAGTCTATTTTTGTGAGGGCATCAGAATCTTTTTGTTGATTTGTCAGAAAATTAACAGGATTGTCctccaaagttgtttttcccACTGGGAAAGTGGGAGCAACTCTGACTATCCCAGTTACGACTTGTAAGGTGGATTTTGTGTTTCAATATGGCCACTCCATGCATCAACAGTAGGAAGATGtagtgaaaacgtgtttatgttacaaaacacacacatgcgtCTATGActctaaactgaacaaattaaaagtggtgTCTGTTTAAGGaaagtaaaacttaaaattttgtttgtaaGAGCTACTGCAAACTATATTTATGGGTCTCTCCATGTTGAAATTCTGATTTCTGAAGAAAGCTGTTACTTCAGATCTGACATCAAACCCAGCTCCATGTTCCCACTTCCCAAGCAACTTGATGCAGcatattttcctttcacttctcaataataaacaagttcaatcagaaaaaaacagtaaaatatattgatgTTTGCAATCATACAGTTCAGGAGATATAAAAAACGTTTTCAAAGTGTTCTGTTGCTCTGAGTAACAGAATCAATATATAAGCaaagtacttttttattttttcacttttgtgagAGAAAACGACTTTTTTGTAACAGTATAGGACTCAGAAACattacagcaaaaacacaaaatcttagtatttttgtgtagtttctagtgcaaatatcttaaatcacttaaaataagacaatattAACTTATAAGTatcttttcaaaaagaaataggATCTTGTTTAGACatcaatatttatgaaaaagtactgaaataatctgtctgTGGAATATGACATCTTtcccatgttacaagtgaaataatctgctagtggaaaaGTACagttattttcattaatattaagaaattactgacttaaaacaagctaatttcttgctgagaagttatttgaaagttaattttgtctcatgTCAAGTGTTGTAAGAGTtccaccagaaactagaccaaaaatactaggattttgtgtttttgcagtatgtAGGAAACTTGTAATTTTGATATCTGTCTCTAACACACGTTTAGGACAgttttttaaagctatttttcTATGTACCTTTTTCAGCTTGATTTTGCTTGGGACGAGCTGCTTGGAGTAGGTAGTCTTGGAGTCAGGCTCCCACTCAATCTCTTCACAGGGTAACTCCACTTCCCCCAGAGCGGCCTCTCTCAGCCCAGAGAAGTCCCTGCTGTAGACAGCCAGCCTCAGGGTACAGGTGCAGAGCTCCTCCACAGAGCCCACCTGCAGCACAAAGGTCTGGCTGACGAGGTCTGGGCAAAGGCTGCGCCGGCGTGGGGCTGTCTGATGGAGAGAGGGATGTAGTGGAGCGAGGCTGGCGCGAACAAATACCCCACTGCGTCTTCTAGTGTCCCCAGAAAGACCCAGGATGTTGACCACCAAGGTGCCAGAGCTGGAGCTAAAGAGCAGGGAAAAGTGCAGAAGAGGAGCTGGTTTGGGTGAGGCAGAGATGGAGTTGGAGCCATACTGAGGGTGACatggctccccctgctggctgtTAACGCTGGGAGCACCTGCTGTAAGCCGACTGCTCTCGCTGAGAGCAAAACTTTCTCCACTAACAGTTCTGCGTCTGCCTATCACCCGGCAGGATTTGGATACAAAGCTGAGTTTGGTGAGGGAGGGCAAGGAAGCCCTGCCATGACTAGCAGCTTTACTGGGAGAGCAGGGTAGAGCAGAAGTACTAAGGCGCCGCATTGGGAAAGTAGCACTGGAAGACTGCGCCAGCTCAGCTGCTCTGGAAGGGTTGTTTTTGAATGGGAGAGTGCTGAGGTCATCTTCAGATGGAGAAGGGCTACTTTTAGAAGAAGGGCACTCCAACACATTACCATCCAGCTCTTCGTACTGCTGTTTCACAGGCTGAGTACACGGAGAGTGACTTAATGTCACAGTCACACTCTCAGTGGGTTGAGGGGACAGAAAAGCTGCTTCTTTGTCTTCAGAGGAAAGGCTTTTCTGTTTGCGACAGCAAAGGATGCAGCCAAGAACCAGACAGTAGCAGAACACAGCCAGACCCACAGCCAGCACAACCTGCAGGTGgactagaaaacaaaaagtcacaaatagGCATGATAAAGgaggctaaatatttatttggtttaacAAGTTAAAAGTATTACAGTATTATTTGGCaccaattaataaataaacataacactTATATTAGAAAAATTGTGGTTCCTAATGAAACAGACGTGAGAATGCAAATCTGCAGAATGATTGCTGAAGAATATGcaagaaaaagcagaacaaagcaTAAGAAGTAGAGAAAAAGTAGAAGCTACATTTTGATATATGAATTAGCACAATTTAGTAGAAGTAGTTAAACGCAGTATAACGCACAAACATtgaataataagaagaaagagaaaaaggaactTAAAAAGTGAGAATGCATTCATGCACTCTCACTGATAGTGTGACCTAATTTATGTCACAGAAAATCCAGCATGATAAAACACTAACTGTTGTTTGTACGATTGAGGCTGCAGGAAAGGAAACACAAGCATTAGGATGGGCATAGACTAACAAATGAAATTGTCTCCAAATGAAGATGAACTCATTGTAAGAGgatcttgctgaaaaccattATCTTGTTTCATCTGCAATCTGTGTGCTTGATGAAATCAAAGaggaaatgttgaaataattaaaatgatataGTTGACCACTCTACAAGACATCTgcgcttgttttttgttttgatttattgattttttgtagtttcagtttacattttcaaaatcatgGTTGAGTCATCCATGAGGTGTCAAATTAAAAACCGTTTAAAAACTAAGAATAAAGACCAATATAGCATTGATGTGTTTTGCATCACAATCCCTGAATTTATTTTACGCATTTTCACAGTCATCTCTATTAGCATGTAATTgtaaatttctgttttagacTGAAAAGAGTTTGGAGCCACATAAGCTGCTGCGGTTATTTAACGTC
This genomic interval from Gambusia affinis linkage group LG02, SWU_Gaff_1.0, whole genome shotgun sequence contains the following:
- the LOC122844687 gene encoding synaptotagmin-4 gives rise to the protein MSYSLGVHLQVVLAVGLAVFCYCLVLGCILCCRKQKSLSSEDKEAAFLSPQPTESVTVTLSHSPCTQPVKQQYEELDGNVLECPSSKSSPSPSEDDLSTLPFKNNPSRAAELAQSSSATFPMRRLSTSALPCSPSKAASHGRASLPSLTKLSFVSKSCRVIGRRRTVSGESFALSESSRLTAGAPSVNSQQGEPCHPQYGSNSISASPKPAPLLHFSLLFSSSSGTLVVNILGLSGDTRRRSGVFVRASLAPLHPSLHQTAPRRRSLCPDLVSQTFVLQVGSVEELCTCTLRLAVYSRDFSGLREAALGEVELPCEEIEWEPDSKTTYSKQLVPSKIKLKKSFNSQETLGCRKSSVCVPRTLGHLLILLQYQTLAQRIKVMVRKAENLIKLTRIPGTPDHYVVINLHQDGKIIDTKETKVASGPNPTWNAPFLFDLPPGDITQLPLALEFIVMQGRLYTKNSILGRVLIGGNASDVGQEHWREICGPGQTETTRWHAIQSDVV